The Brachyspira aalborgi genome has a segment encoding these proteins:
- a CDS encoding DctP family TRAP transporter solute-binding subunit: MKKIFLTTIALLSILINIGCSGGGKDAVRLKMSVTTSETSTWVISAKKFAEVVKEKTDGKVIIDVYPNEQLSGGNQSKGIEMLSSGITDLSWHSNLIWASIDTKFGVISLPWIYQDENEAELVLSGKAGDAIKKLTLEKGVECLAFGESGFRQVSNNKKPILTPKDLIGIKMRVPNIGMLVDVFRILGANAVGMNWSEVFTALQQNTIDGQENPLDVMMSAKIEEVQKYLTAWNYCYDALILGINKKKMDSLSSEYQQIIRDSALEAAQMQKSLNRQIIEKQFKQLEALPTIQVTYLTDEQISVFRETVRPIYQKYEPLMGKDLVDLFVRN, translated from the coding sequence ATGAAAAAGATTTTTCTAACAACAATAGCTTTGCTTTCCATATTAATTAATATTGGATGTTCTGGAGGAGGTAAAGATGCCGTTAGATTAAAAATGAGTGTTACAACTAGTGAAACTTCAACTTGGGTAATTTCTGCTAAAAAATTTGCTGAAGTTGTTAAAGAAAAAACGGATGGTAAAGTAATAATTGATGTTTATCCAAATGAACAGCTATCGGGTGGTAACCAATCTAAAGGAATAGAGATGCTTTCAAGTGGCATTACAGATTTAAGTTGGCATTCTAATCTAATTTGGGCTTCTATAGATACTAAATTTGGTGTAATATCTTTACCTTGGATTTATCAAGATGAAAACGAAGCTGAACTTGTATTGAGTGGAAAGGCGGGAGATGCTATAAAAAAGTTAACTTTAGAAAAAGGCGTAGAGTGTTTGGCATTTGGCGAAAGCGGTTTTAGACAAGTTAGTAATAATAAAAAACCTATATTAACTCCAAAAGATTTGATTGGTATAAAAATGAGAGTTCCAAATATAGGTATGCTTGTAGATGTGTTTAGGATTTTGGGAGCTAATGCTGTTGGAATGAATTGGTCTGAAGTTTTTACCGCTTTGCAGCAAAATACTATAGACGGTCAAGAAAACCCATTGGATGTTATGATGTCAGCCAAAATAGAGGAAGTTCAAAAATATTTAACGGCATGGAATTATTGTTATGATGCTTTAATTTTAGGCATAAATAAAAAGAAAATGGATTCTTTAAGTTCTGAATATCAACAAATAATAAGAGATTCAGCTTTAGAGGCTGCTCAAATGCAAAAAAGTTTAAATAGGCAAATTATTGAAAAACAATTCAAGCAGTTAGAAGCTTTGCCTACTATACAGGTAACTTATTTAACGGATGAACAAATATCTGTATTCAGAGAAACTGTTAGACCAATATATCAAAAATACGAGCCTCTAATGGGCAAAGATTTAGTAGATTTATTCGTTAGAAATTAG
- a CDS encoding TRAP transporter small permease: protein MKKLLNIIDKAEEILISIMMVIITVITFGNVVSRKFLHMSWAFTEEITVNLLVWIVFLGASVAAKYNAHLGLSILVDILPKRISKILSLISIIAVIIFFSILCYEGINTVKAQIGLKQMTPALGWPQWLFSLSVPAGSFIILIRFIQIGIDLIKKK, encoded by the coding sequence ATGAAAAAATTATTAAATATTATAGATAAAGCGGAAGAGATACTTATATCGATTATGATGGTTATTATTACTGTCATTACATTTGGAAATGTAGTTTCAAGAAAATTTTTACATATGTCTTGGGCTTTTACAGAAGAGATAACCGTTAATTTATTGGTATGGATAGTATTTTTAGGAGCTTCGGTTGCCGCTAAATATAATGCCCATTTAGGTTTATCTATTTTGGTGGACATCTTACCTAAAAGAATATCCAAAATTTTGAGTCTTATCTCTATAATAGCCGTCATAATTTTTTTTAGTATTTTATGCTATGAAGGCATTAACACGGTTAAGGCTCAAATAGGATTAAAACAAATGACTCCCGCTTTGGGATGGCCACAATGGTTATTTAGCTTATCTGTTCCGGCGGGTTCATTTATTATTTTAATAAGATTTATTCAAATAGGAATAGATTTAATTAAGAAAAAATAA
- a CDS encoding TRAP transporter large permease, which produces MEGVLIFLIFGILLMINVPIAISLGLSSIAVLIIMGVPLTLVSDIMYASIAKFTLLAIPFFITAGIVMEKAGISKRLIDFANKLVGHLPAGLAICMVITSCFFAAISGSGPATVASLGVILIPAMIKYNYPSGMSSALMSSAGSIGIVIPPSIPLVIYGVIAEISITDLFMAGIVPGILFGIGLITVSLIMCRKLKIAKMNRASLKEVLISFKDAIWGLMTPVIILGGIYLGFFTPTESAAVAIVYGLIIGIFIYKEINFKNFKEVLVESAKSSAVVLIVVAAASVFSWIIQTANIANQAGELIKSLSSNPILILLLINILLLIVGCFVDAVSAYYIFVPILLPIIKAINYDPLVFGIIMTVNMAIGQFTPPVGVNLYVACGISKISLKEICLSIGPFIIVSIAVLLILTYIPQIVYFLPNLLRR; this is translated from the coding sequence ATGGAAGGCGTTCTAATTTTTTTAATTTTTGGTATATTACTTATGATTAATGTACCAATAGCTATAAGTTTGGGATTGTCTAGTATTGCAGTTTTAATTATTATGGGAGTTCCTTTAACTTTGGTATCTGATATTATGTATGCATCTATAGCAAAATTTACATTATTAGCTATACCATTTTTTATAACCGCTGGAATAGTTATGGAAAAAGCAGGCATATCTAAAAGATTAATAGATTTTGCAAATAAATTAGTTGGACATTTACCTGCAGGTTTAGCTATTTGTATGGTTATAACTTCTTGTTTTTTTGCCGCTATTTCTGGTTCTGGTCCCGCTACTGTAGCTTCTTTAGGAGTTATATTGATTCCTGCTATGATAAAATATAATTATCCATCTGGAATGTCGTCTGCTTTAATGTCCTCTGCAGGTTCTATAGGCATTGTAATACCACCAAGTATACCATTGGTTATATATGGCGTTATAGCCGAAATTTCAATAACAGATTTATTTATGGCAGGTATTGTTCCTGGTATATTATTTGGAATAGGATTAATTACAGTAAGTTTAATTATGTGTAGAAAATTAAAAATAGCTAAAATGAATAGAGCATCTCTTAAAGAAGTTCTAATTTCTTTTAAAGATGCTATCTGGGGATTAATGACGCCTGTAATAATATTAGGAGGCATATATTTAGGCTTTTTTACTCCTACAGAATCGGCTGCCGTTGCAATTGTATATGGATTAATAATCGGTATATTTATTTATAAAGAAATTAACTTTAAAAATTTTAAAGAGGTTTTGGTAGAATCGGCTAAATCTTCCGCAGTGGTTTTAATAGTAGTCGCTGCAGCCAGTGTATTTTCTTGGATTATACAAACAGCAAATATAGCTAATCAAGCTGGAGAATTAATTAAAAGTTTGAGTAGCAATCCTATATTAATTTTATTATTAATAAATATATTGCTATTAATAGTGGGGTGTTTTGTAGACGCCGTTTCAGCTTATTATATATTTGTTCCTATATTGCTTCCTATTATAAAGGCTATAAATTATGACCCTTTAGTATTTGGAATAATTATGACAGTTAATATGGCTATAGGACAGTTTACTCCTCCTGTTGGAGTTAATCTATATGTCGCTTGTGGCATATCAAAAATTTCATTAAAAGAAATATGTTTGAGTATAGGACCTTTTATTATAGTATCTATAGCAGTTTTACTTATATTAACATATATACCTCAAATAGTTTATTTTCTTCCAAATTTATTAAGGAGATAA
- a CDS encoding PPC domain-containing DNA-binding protein, producing the protein MQNEIRFDSALGEIKRVAIGRLKPGSDIMTGIEIVAKNNGFKVAFVSCGLGLLRQASYLLPIDSDKNKKLGVVYGDPIIVNERAEVLGMQGTIFRLENGDYASHIHYHMARKDGTIVGGHLTKGGNIVMATLDFVLCEVSNVNIIREYDEETDFVMMKVVK; encoded by the coding sequence ATGCAAAATGAAATAAGATTTGATTCCGCTTTAGGCGAGATTAAAAGAGTCGCAATTGGAAGGCTTAAACCAGGAAGCGATATTATGACAGGCATTGAAATCGTAGCTAAAAATAACGGTTTTAAAGTCGCTTTTGTATCCTGCGGACTCGGACTTTTAAGACAGGCTTCGTATCTTTTACCTATAGACAGCGATAAAAATAAAAAATTAGGCGTAGTATACGGAGACCCTATAATAGTTAATGAAAGAGCGGAAGTTCTTGGAATGCAAGGTACTATATTTAGATTAGAAAACGGAGATTACGCTTCTCACATTCATTATCATATGGCAAGGAAAGACGGAACTATAGTGGGTGGACACCTAACAAAAGGAGGAAATATAGTAATGGCTACATTAGATTTTGTTTTATGTGAAGTTTCTAATGTAAATATTATAAGAGAATATGATGAAGAAACAGATTTTGTAATGATGAAGGTAGTTAAATGA
- a CDS encoding AraC family transcriptional regulator: MKIYYKLIDYKDNFYKILNYKNINNSDLSYKNHWHRSIEFSYCLCGNIVFNVNGTTKELKSGDLLFINSSEPHFVKYIDNLNHFEMMTMYISYDFLRKEFADIDNYRIKISNDNSKEYEFIKKRLKEIFNVFINYEYNIFYKTKIKYLAYSILYKVLKKCLHRNPYDKINIRSYNNDWTYIKIVLEYVRNHYDKDINISGISKIVGLNPNYFCRYFKEKTNYTFHQFLNMVRLDYAIDNLRNSNSTVIESSYLAGFPNVKSFITICKRVYGVTPKELINSKDKI, translated from the coding sequence ATGAAGATTTATTATAAATTAATTGATTATAAAGATAATTTCTATAAAATATTAAATTATAAAAATATAAATAATTCTGATTTAAGTTATAAAAATCATTGGCATAGAAGCATAGAATTTAGTTATTGTCTATGTGGAAATATAGTTTTTAATGTAAACGGAACTACAAAAGAACTCAAAAGCGGAGATTTATTATTTATTAATAGCTCCGAACCGCATTTTGTAAAGTATATAGATAATTTAAACCATTTTGAAATGATGACTATGTATATATCCTATGATTTTTTAAGAAAAGAATTTGCCGATATAGATAATTATAGAATAAAAATATCAAATGATAACTCTAAAGAATATGAGTTTATAAAAAAGAGATTAAAAGAAATATTTAATGTATTTATAAATTATGAGTATAATATATTTTACAAAACTAAAATAAAATATTTAGCATATAGCATATTATACAAAGTATTAAAAAAATGCTTGCATAGAAATCCATACGACAAAATCAATATAAGAAGCTATAATAATGATTGGACTTATATAAAAATAGTATTAGAATATGTTAGAAATCATTACGATAAAGATATTAATATTTCTGGAATATCGAAAATAGTTGGACTAAATCCAAATTATTTTTGTCGTTATTTTAAGGAAAAGACAAATTATACTTTCCATCAATTTCTAAATATGGTGAGATTAGATTACGCTATAGATAATTTAAGAAATTCAAATTCAACCGTTATTGAGAGTTCTTATCTTGCTGGATTTCCTAATGTAAAATCCTTTATAACAATTTGTAAGAGAGTATATGGAGTAACGCCAAAAGAATTAATAAATTCTAAAGACAAGATATAA
- a CDS encoding lipoate--protein ligase, which yields MIYFYNIDSIDPYYNLAFEEYILKNYLKDSYFLLWQNANTIVVGLHQNTIEEINREFADKNKINIVRRTTGGGAVYHDLGNLNYSLITDYNEREHISMNFFINPIVEALKNMDIKAISSERNDILIDGKKISGSAQRLYKNRILHHGCILFDSDLSVLSKSLKVKPEKFQSKSVKSVRNRVANISDFLKEPKNIYDFKNYILDSISRNNEIKNLNLTKKDIENINKLKENKYKTWEWNYGRSPKFNINNSKKFEGGIVEVYLLVENGFIETCSIYGDFMALKPVSDITNKLIKCKYDADDIKDIILQFNIKDYFGNICIDDIVKLISCL from the coding sequence ATGATATATTTTTACAATATAGATTCTATAGACCCGTATTATAATCTTGCATTTGAAGAATATATATTAAAAAACTATTTGAAAGATTCTTATTTTTTACTTTGGCAAAATGCAAATACTATTGTTGTAGGATTGCATCAAAATACTATAGAAGAGATAAATAGAGAATTTGCAGATAAAAATAAAATTAACATTGTAAGAAGAACTACAGGAGGCGGTGCGGTATATCATGACCTTGGAAATTTAAATTATTCTTTAATAACCGATTATAATGAAAGAGAGCATATATCAATGAATTTTTTTATTAACCCTATAGTAGAAGCTTTAAAAAATATGGATATTAAAGCAATTTCAAGTGAAAGAAACGATATTTTAATAGATGGTAAAAAAATATCGGGAAGTGCCCAAAGGCTTTACAAAAATAGAATATTGCATCATGGATGCATATTGTTTGATTCCGATTTATCCGTTTTATCTAAATCGTTGAAAGTTAAGCCTGAAAAATTTCAGTCAAAATCGGTAAAATCTGTTAGAAATAGGGTGGCAAATATATCAGATTTTCTTAAAGAGCCTAAAAATATATACGATTTTAAAAATTATATTTTAGATTCTATATCAAGAAATAACGAAATAAAAAATTTAAATCTAACCAAAAAAGACATTGAAAATATTAACAAACTTAAAGAGAATAAATATAAAACATGGGAATGGAATTATGGCAGGTCTCCAAAGTTTAATATAAACAATTCTAAAAAATTTGAAGGTGGAATAGTTGAAGTATATTTATTAGTAGAAAATGGATTTATAGAAACTTGTTCAATATATGGAGATTTTATGGCTCTTAAACCCGTAAGCGACATTACTAATAAATTAATAAAATGTAAATATGATGCAGACGATATAAAAGATATTATATTACAATTTAATATAAAAGACTATTTTGGAAATATATGCATTGACGATATAGTCAAACTTATATCTTGTCTTTAG
- a CDS encoding thiamine pyrophosphate-dependent dehydrogenase E1 component subunit alpha produces the protein MKYDKNFLKKLYAEMFRIREFETKAAYCFSKSMLAGNIHLCIGQEPVAVGSINAIKDSDYITSTHRGHGHCIAKGAKTDKMMAELFGKKTGYCKGKGGSMHIVDVSLGILGANGIVGGGIPLATGSALYSKIKGSNDVTLCFFGDGASNEGFFHEAINMGATWKLPVVYICENNEYGVSVEIHSVTNTKDISVRAKAYDIPGKTVNGSDVLEVYEAVKEAVEYARIGKGPSLIECKTFRQQGHYCGDPASYRPKEYLEEALKKDGVLNFRNYILNNQIEEKDIAKIEDEIREEIEKAYEFANNSEYPDKSEAITDVYSSDNERSVLV, from the coding sequence TTGAAATACGATAAGAATTTTTTAAAAAAATTGTATGCGGAAATGTTTAGAATAAGAGAGTTTGAAACTAAAGCCGCTTATTGTTTCTCTAAAAGTATGCTTGCGGGAAATATACATTTATGCATAGGACAAGAACCTGTTGCCGTAGGTTCAATTAATGCTATAAAAGATAGCGATTATATAACTTCGACTCATAGAGGGCATGGACATTGTATAGCTAAAGGAGCCAAAACTGACAAGATGATGGCGGAGCTATTTGGTAAAAAAACAGGTTATTGCAAAGGAAAAGGAGGCTCAATGCATATAGTCGATGTTAGTCTTGGAATTTTAGGAGCTAACGGAATAGTCGGAGGAGGAATACCTTTGGCTACGGGTTCCGCTTTATATTCTAAAATTAAAGGTTCAAACGATGTTACATTATGTTTTTTTGGTGACGGAGCTTCAAACGAAGGTTTCTTTCACGAAGCTATAAATATGGGCGCTACTTGGAAATTGCCCGTAGTTTATATATGTGAAAATAACGAATATGGAGTATCTGTAGAAATACATAGTGTTACAAATACAAAAGATATATCTGTAAGAGCAAAAGCTTACGATATTCCTGGTAAAACCGTAAATGGTAGCGATGTATTGGAAGTATATGAAGCCGTAAAAGAGGCCGTGGAATATGCAAGAATCGGAAAAGGACCTTCACTTATAGAGTGTAAAACTTTTAGGCAACAAGGACATTATTGCGGAGACCCAGCTTCATATAGACCAAAAGAATATTTAGAAGAAGCACTTAAAAAAGACGGAGTTCTAAATTTTAGAAACTATATTCTAAATAATCAAATAGAAGAAAAAGATATAGCAAAGATAGAAGATGAAATAAGAGAAGAAATTGAAAAAGCTTATGAATTTGCAAATAATTCTGAATATCCAGATAAATCAGAAGCTATAACGGATGTATATAGTTCAGATAACGAAAGGAGCGTATTAGTATGA
- a CDS encoding alpha-ketoacid dehydrogenase subunit beta gives MSVLSISKAIREGLHEEMIRDENVIVLGEDMAIMGSVFGITQGFLEEFGEWRVIDTPISEAGFTGIAVGAAMRGLRPVVEWMYNDFITCCLDPVMNQAAKLRYMTGGQITIPVVFRAPMGAGRRNAGQHSQCLEALFTHIPGLKVVCPSTAKDAKGLIKSSIRDNDPVVFLEHKLLYAKKEEVPDEKDFLIPLGQADIKKAGTDVTIITWSRQVYFALDASKELEKLGINVEILDLRTLVPLDFEAIKTSVSKTHNVVIVEEGVKRGGIGAEISAKITEELFDELDSPAYRVAGLNIVSPFSPALEDEGFPQVKDIIDAVRRLLNK, from the coding sequence ATGAGCGTTTTAAGTATAAGTAAAGCCATCAGAGAGGGCTTGCATGAAGAGATGATAAGAGATGAGAATGTAATAGTTCTTGGAGAAGATATGGCAATTATGGGTAGCGTTTTTGGTATTACTCAAGGTTTTTTGGAAGAATTCGGGGAATGGCGAGTAATAGATACTCCTATAAGCGAAGCCGGATTTACGGGAATAGCGGTGGGTGCAGCTATGAGAGGTTTAAGACCAGTCGTTGAATGGATGTATAATGATTTTATAACCTGCTGTTTAGACCCTGTAATGAATCAAGCCGCTAAATTAAGATATATGACAGGAGGACAAATAACCATACCCGTAGTATTTAGAGCGCCTATGGGAGCAGGAAGAAGAAATGCGGGACAGCATTCACAATGCTTGGAAGCTTTATTCACTCATATACCTGGGCTTAAAGTCGTATGTCCGTCAACAGCTAAAGATGCTAAAGGACTTATAAAAAGTTCTATAAGAGACAACGACCCCGTGGTATTCTTGGAGCATAAATTATTATACGCAAAAAAAGAAGAAGTTCCTGATGAAAAAGATTTTTTAATACCTTTAGGACAAGCGGATATAAAAAAAGCGGGAACAGATGTAACTATTATTACATGGTCAAGACAGGTATATTTTGCATTAGATGCCTCTAAAGAGCTTGAAAAATTAGGCATAAATGTTGAAATTTTAGATTTAAGAACTTTAGTGCCTTTGGACTTTGAAGCTATTAAAACATCTGTGTCTAAAACTCATAATGTTGTAATAGTTGAGGAAGGCGTAAAGAGAGGCGGAATAGGAGCTGAAATCTCTGCTAAAATAACTGAAGAATTGTTTGATGAGCTTGATTCTCCGGCGTATAGAGTGGCTGGATTAAATATAGTATCGCCTTTTAGTCCCGCGCTTGAAGACGAGGGCTTTCCTCAAGTTAAGGATATTATAGATGCCGTTAGAAGGTTATTAAATAAATAG
- a CDS encoding dihydrolipoamide acetyltransferase family protein yields the protein MATEVRMPQLGLTMEWGTVEKWLKSEGDAVKKGEVILEIKTDKLTNELESEVDGVILKILAKEGEDIPVKGLLCIIGNVGEKIDESSISESVKMEKPVEKVEESKGLKNEFNIKAEKSKNSGRIKISPLAKKTAEKMSIDYTNITGTGPGGRIIQNDILNAKSYSNKNNINQATLKSNIALMEGDIVEELSAMRKAISSNMIKSHNEIPCVTQTMKINVSKLLKFRKELNENRDLKFSVNDFLLKATGKALKINRALLVSIDGDKVIKRARINIGMAVALDDGLIVPVIKDVDKISLEELSNQAKELAIKARENRLNIDEYSGSTFTVSNMGMYQIESFTPIINMPNAAILGVCGINEELYINDKGDIYKNDIMRISLTYDHRLIDGSVAAEFQLTLKNILEEPMSILI from the coding sequence ATGGCTACAGAAGTTAGGATGCCCCAATTAGGATTAACTATGGAATGGGGCACAGTAGAGAAATGGTTAAAATCTGAAGGAGATGCCGTTAAAAAAGGCGAAGTTATTCTTGAAATAAAAACGGATAAACTTACCAACGAATTAGAAAGCGAAGTAGACGGAGTTATATTAAAGATATTGGCAAAGGAAGGAGAAGATATTCCTGTAAAAGGATTGTTATGCATAATAGGAAATGTTGGAGAAAAAATTGACGAATCTTCAATATCGGAATCTGTAAAAATGGAAAAGCCCGTAGAAAAAGTTGAAGAATCAAAAGGATTAAAAAATGAATTTAATATAAAAGCCGAAAAATCTAAAAATAGCGGCAGAATAAAAATATCTCCTTTGGCAAAAAAAACCGCTGAAAAAATGTCAATTGATTATACAAATATAACTGGAACAGGTCCCGGTGGAAGAATAATACAGAACGATATATTAAATGCAAAATCTTATTCAAATAAAAATAATATTAACCAGGCTACATTAAAGTCAAATATTGCTTTAATGGAAGGCGATATCGTTGAAGAATTATCCGCTATGAGAAAGGCTATTTCAAGTAATATGATAAAGTCTCATAATGAAATACCTTGCGTTACCCAGACAATGAAGATAAATGTCTCTAAACTATTAAAATTTAGAAAAGAACTTAATGAAAATAGAGATTTAAAATTCTCGGTTAACGATTTTTTATTAAAGGCGACTGGAAAAGCGTTAAAAATTAATAGGGCTTTATTGGTTAGCATAGACGGCGATAAAGTTATAAAAAGAGCTCGTATAAATATCGGTATGGCGGTAGCTTTAGACGATGGTTTGATAGTTCCCGTTATAAAGGATGTCGATAAAATAAGTTTGGAAGAATTGTCTAATCAAGCTAAAGAACTTGCGATTAAAGCGAGAGAAAACAGATTAAATATTGACGAATACAGCGGTTCTACATTTACGGTTTCAAATATGGGAATGTATCAAATAGAATCGTTCACTCCTATTATAAATATGCCCAATGCCGCTATTTTGGGAGTTTGCGGTATTAATGAAGAGTTATATATAAACGATAAAGGCGACATATATAAAAACGATATAATGAGAATATCGCTTACTTATGACCATAGGTTAATTGATGGTTCTGTAGCTGCCGAATTTCAGCTTACTTTAAAAAATATATTAGAAGAACCTATGAGTATATTAATATAA
- the lpdA gene encoding dihydrolipoyl dehydrogenase, with the protein MSEKSIIVIGGGPGGYVAAIRSSQLGAKVTLIEKDKIGGTCLNIGCIPTKSILHSAEIYSTLNEASLYGINVKDISIDFQKVQNKKEEIVNQLVNGVSGLMKVNNIKVINAKAEFISKEKIKLTYKDGKTENVWADKIIIASGSIPAIPPIEGINNNPHCIDSTGILSLNKIPKSLIVIGGGVIGIEFACAFNRFGTKVTVIEALPKILPLMDGELSEQLKIYLEYSGIKILTDTKVKKINGEKVEVESKGKIDIFDAENILVAVGRIANTKDLNLNAAGIKNDRGKIKVNEKMETNLKNVYAIGDCLGQIMLAHIASKQGEVAAENSMGHHTSYNQKTAPSCVYTDLEFSSVGLTEEECKAKKIEYYVGKFPLMANGKSLIMNGGKGIVKFLVGKEYKDILGVHILGPRATDLIGECALALGMEATIEDIISTIHAHPTISEAIFEAALSSDKIAIHIPNKK; encoded by the coding sequence ATGTCTGAAAAATCTATTATAGTTATAGGCGGAGGTCCGGGCGGATATGTAGCCGCTATAAGATCTTCTCAGCTTGGAGCTAAAGTTACTTTAATTGAAAAAGATAAAATAGGCGGAACATGTTTAAATATAGGATGTATACCAACAAAATCTATACTACATTCCGCAGAAATCTATTCTACTTTAAATGAAGCATCTTTATATGGAATTAATGTTAAAGATATATCTATAGATTTTCAAAAAGTGCAGAATAAAAAAGAAGAAATAGTTAATCAGTTGGTAAACGGAGTTTCTGGGCTTATGAAAGTCAATAATATAAAAGTTATAAACGCAAAAGCAGAATTTATATCTAAAGAAAAAATAAAATTAACTTATAAAGATGGTAAAACAGAAAATGTATGGGCGGATAAAATAATAATAGCTTCTGGGTCTATACCTGCTATACCTCCTATAGAAGGAATTAATAATAATCCTCATTGCATAGACTCTACTGGCATTTTATCTTTAAATAAAATTCCTAAAAGTTTAATAGTTATAGGCGGAGGGGTTATAGGCATAGAATTTGCGTGCGCTTTTAACAGATTCGGAACAAAAGTGACAGTTATTGAAGCTTTACCTAAAATATTGCCTTTAATGGACGGAGAACTTTCCGAACAGTTAAAAATTTATTTAGAATATTCTGGAATAAAAATTCTTACGGATACTAAAGTTAAAAAAATAAACGGAGAAAAAGTTGAAGTTGAAAGTAAAGGTAAAATTGACATATTCGATGCCGAAAATATATTAGTCGCCGTAGGTAGAATAGCCAATACTAAAGATTTAAATCTTAATGCTGCAGGTATTAAAAATGATAGAGGAAAAATAAAAGTAAATGAAAAAATGGAGACTAATCTTAAGAATGTATATGCGATAGGGGATTGTTTGGGTCAGATTATGCTTGCTCATATAGCGTCCAAACAGGGCGAAGTTGCTGCGGAAAACTCTATGGGACATCACACTTCATATAATCAAAAGACGGCTCCATCATGCGTTTATACAGATTTAGAATTTTCTTCTGTTGGATTAACTGAAGAAGAATGTAAAGCCAAAAAAATAGAATATTATGTAGGTAAATTTCCTCTTATGGCAAATGGAAAATCATTAATTATGAATGGAGGTAAAGGAATCGTTAAATTTTTAGTAGGAAAAGAATATAAAGATATTTTGGGCGTTCATATATTAGGTCCGAGAGCTACTGACTTAATAGGAGAATGTGCTTTGGCTTTAGGAATGGAAGCTACTATTGAGGATATCATATCTACTATACATGCTCACCCTACTATATCTGAGGCTATATTTGAGGCTGCCCTCTCTTCTGATAAAATTGCTATACATATTCCAAATAAAAAATAA
- a CDS encoding NAD(P)-dependent oxidoreductase, giving the protein MKLGFIGLGIMGLPMALNLLNKSGKEVIGFDISKERNKLFSDKGGIIAADIKEISNSCDIIFISLAGNELVKKILSEIIDNSKENTIIVDTSSTSPLVIKEIYEKAKFKKIALIDAPVSGGDVGAIEGKLVIMAGGDKEIFDKVEPFLLYMGSKATYMGASGNGQIAKLANNIIAGCNIAVVAEGLAFASKAGIDTTTLFNAIKDGAAGSYMLNIKAPKMIAHDFTANARMAVHQKDLKNASELAKSMGVEIPISKITLGYWNEMEKKGCSEEDHCCLSKIYEERMNTRI; this is encoded by the coding sequence ATGAAATTGGGATTTATAGGACTTGGAATTATGGGACTTCCTATGGCTTTGAATTTATTGAATAAAAGCGGAAAGGAAGTAATAGGTTTTGATATTTCTAAAGAAAGAAATAAACTATTTTCGGATAAAGGAGGAATCATAGCAGCGGACATTAAAGAAATATCTAATTCCTGCGATATTATATTTATATCTTTAGCTGGCAATGAACTTGTTAAAAAAATTTTATCAGAGATAATAGATAATTCAAAAGAAAATACCATTATAGTGGACACGAGTTCAACTTCTCCCTTAGTTATAAAAGAAATCTATGAAAAGGCTAAATTTAAAAAAATAGCTTTGATAGATGCTCCCGTTAGCGGAGGAGATGTCGGAGCTATTGAAGGCAAATTAGTTATAATGGCTGGCGGAGATAAAGAAATATTTGATAAAGTTGAACCTTTCCTATTATATATGGGTTCTAAAGCTACTTATATGGGAGCTTCAGGAAATGGACAGATAGCTAAATTAGCTAATAATATAATAGCTGGATGCAATATTGCGGTTGTTGCCGAAGGTTTGGCATTTGCGTCTAAAGCTGGTATCGATACTACTACTTTATTTAATGCTATAAAAGATGGTGCAGCTGGAAGTTATATGCTAAATATCAAGGCGCCAAAAATGATAGCTCATGATTTTACTGCAAATGCAAGAATGGCTGTTCATCAGAAAGATTTAAAAAATGCATCGGAGCTTGCAAAATCTATGGGAGTGGAAATACCTATTTCTAAAATAACTTTAGGTTATTGGAACGAAATGGAAAAAAAAGGATGTTCTGAAGAAGACCATTGCTGCTTATCTAAAATCTATGAAGAAAGAATGAATACAAGAATATAA